The segment TTTACCAACCTGATCTCTATCAGCTTCAAATTGTGGTTTAACGAGTGCTATAACATCACTGTTTTGAGCCAATAACTGTTTGAGAACTGGAAAGATTAATTTTAAGGAAATAAACGACACGTCAATGGATGCGAAATCAGGTGTGCTGGATGCAAGCATATCCGGTGTTACATAACGAAAATTAGTCCGTTCCATTACAATGACTCTGTTATCATTTCTTAACTTCCAGTCTAATTGGTTGTAGCCAACATCAATCGCATAACTTTGCAACGCACCATTTTGCAGTGCACAATCCGTAAATCCGCCGGTAGAAGATCCAATATCTAGCATGATTTTGCCCTCAAGAGAAACTGAGAAATAATGCAAGGCCTTTTCAAGCTTTAACCCGCCCCGTCCTACATATGGAATCTGTTTACCTTTAACGGTTATGGGAATTGTATCATCAACCTGCATCCCCGGCTTGTCCAAGCGAACTTGTCCGGAAAATACAAGACCTGCCATAATAACCCGCTTGGCCTTCTCGCTGGTTTCAATTAAATTTCTATCTACTAATAATTCAGCTAAACGTTTTTTACTCATTTTATGATTCCTTTTGTCCTGATGGGTTCTTTTTATTTTCATCAGAAAAGATACGTATTTTAAATTTATTTTCTAAAATGGCAACAACTTTCCCGGCAAAAAAGATGATTCTAGTGGAAGAGTTAATAGCAAACGTTTTACCAACGGCTTTACCTCCAACAGTAAGTGCCGCAACCAAACTTGTTAAGACAACAGATAAAACGATCTGAGATGTTGAGCCTTCTCCCCCACCAAATAAATTAGAAATTTGTAATACAACGACGGCAGTAGCTGTACCACTTACGATCCCGGAAATATCCCCGATAACATCATTACAGAAACTAGCAAATTTGTCTGCATTTCGTACAATAACCACAGCTTCCTTCGCACCATTCACCTTTTCTGCTGCCATTGCATGAAACGGTTTTTCATCTGCCGCCGTAGAAGCAATTCCCAGCATATCAAAGATCACTCCGATAAATACGATGATTAATACGATTATCAAACCAACGATCCATACGACTCCATTCAGGATAGCTGAAGATATCATTGAAAAAATAGCCGCTAACACAAATGTGATAACGGCGATAGTTAAACTAAATCTAAGCGATTTCTTTATTTTTATATCCATAATCAGCCTCAAAGTAAAATTTTATGTAAGTAAGGAATGGTCATCTAAAAGGTTAAAACTGCGGCTTAGGTCCAGTAGGTTTTCCCCGGTGCTTACCCCATGTTGCCATCTAGGGCGGTTCCCCATTAAATTCACCTGAACTCCGTCACCGGAAGTTCGACTGGATTACCACTTAGTCCACACTATAATCCCTTTTAAAAGTCTTCAAACAGTCTAGGAGATTTCCTCACCAGTCTTTAACCGAACCCTAGCCTCTTTTGCAATGCTGATTTCATAGAGATAAAAACAACAATTCAGTGGCCACCTGTATTGTTATAGTAGGCTCTAATCCCCTCATCACCACTCAAGGCAGGCTACGCTGCAAACTGGACGTCCCTAATTCCAGTTCAGCAGGTTCATACCCCATTCCATAATGGCTCCTAGCTCAGGTCACCACTACAGAGATGGGCCTCCACGGTAATCGGGTCAACGCCCACATGCCTTTGCGGATCGCCCGAAAACCTTAACTCCCAGCATCGACCCAAGGCTGGGCGCCTCAAGCCAACACAAGGAACTTCATCGATATGCCCTTTGGCGGATTTTTAGGCCCGCCTTCAGGAACGGAGGACTGACTAGAATACTGCACCATTCCTTATATGCTTATATTATAACATGATATTGAAAAAAATTCTATACAAGAAGTTCTTAAATATTAATGGTCTCTTTGACTAAAATGATGGGTTAAAGCCATTAATTGAGAATCTTGTGCATCTGCTTTTCTAAGTGCTTCTTCCGCTATATTTACATATTCGCTCTTTTTTTGAATAGCGCCTTCTAATCCGAGAATTTTTGGAAATGTACTTTTTTCGTTTTCTACATCACTACCAACAGGTCTTCCAACCTTCTTGGGATCACCTGTTACATCCAGAATATCATCCTGCACTTGAAAAATTAAACCTAAATAGTAAGCAAATTGTTTCAGGTGGCTTAATTGCTCTTTTGTAGCATTTCCAAGAAAAGCACCTGCAAAGATCGCAAAATTTACTAATTCCCCTGTTTTCAGTGCATGGACATTTTCCAGCTCCTCTAATGTGATCGGATTGTTTTCTGCTCTTAAATCTAGTAGTTGTCCACCCACCATTCCGGAAGGTCCGCTGGAATGGGATAATCGTTTAATGAGTTCTACTTTTTGATTATCTTTTAAGAGGGGGTCATTCGAGATGATTTCAAAGCTATATGTTAATAACGCATCCCCAGCAAGAATGGCAGTTGCCTCATCAAATACTTTATGATTTGTCAGTTCACCCCGCCTATAATCATCGTTATCCAGTGCTGGAAGGTCATCATGAATAAGCGAATAGGTATGAATCATTTCTAAAGCGACTGCTGATGAATATACTTTCGTAACAACATCCTTACTGTATGCCTCATAACTAGCCAGTGCTAAAATAGGTCGAAGCCTTTTTCCGCGCCCTTCAACCGAATAAAGCATGGATTCTTTCAGTTGGGTGGGGATATCGAGTTTTTGAAGATAATCCCTTAACACAACCTGAATAATTGTTTTATTTGAACTTAAATATTCAGTAAGGTTTTCGTCCACCGTTATTCTTCCTCCTGCATTTCAAACTGCTCAAGTTCTCCTTGCTCATTCATAATTTGTGTCATTTTAACTTGAACATTTTTTAGTTTGTCGTTACATAACTTTGTAAGATTCATCCCCTCCTGATAATAATTAATCGCCTTTTCCAAGGGGACATCACCTTCTTCTAGTTTTGCTATTATTTCTTCCAGTTGTTTCATTGCCTCTTCAAAGGATACCTCTTCTTCGCTTTCTTTAGTCATTTTTCTTCCCCCTTTACATCTAAAACTTTTGCATCCAGCTTGCCATCACTTAAATTGACCTTAATAATATCTTCAATTTGTACTTGTCTACTTGACTTAATTATATTTCCATTCGAAGTATAAGGCAGAGCAAAGCCGCGTTTCATTATTTCCAATGGATTTAATAAGGTTAATTTTTCGATCGTATTGGATAATTGCAATGTATTTCGTTCCACAATTTGGGATATATGCTGGTTTTGCTGTCTTATTAACTGATGCAACTGTTTTTGGGATTGTTCAATCTGTTTTTTTGGATGCTGCGTGACAAAACGTGTCAAAAGATTCTTATATGCTTTATCACTTTTATCTTTATGATTTACTGCTGCCCGCTGCAGGCTTTCCACATGTTTATCAAGTTCTTGCTCTTTTTGTGTTAAAAGCTGCTCCGGATAGCGAAATGCGTATGAACCCCTCATTCGCTGCAAATGAATTTTATGCTTTGTAATGGTTGCGTTCATTTCTCTTGTTAAAGCTCGCTCACCTGCATTTATTCTGTCTTTTAATTCAATTTGGGATGGCACTGCAAGTTCTGCTGCTCCTGTCGGTGTTGGGGCGCGCAAATCGGCAATATAGTCGCTGATGGTAACATCCGTTTCATGTCCTACAGCAGAAATTGTCGGGATCGCAGAATGAAATATAGCTTCAGCAACTAATTCTTCATTAAAACCCCATAATTCTTCGATCGACCCTCCGCCACGGCCAATGATTAGTACATCAAATAATGCTTTTTCATTTGCTGATTCAATTGCCTGTTTAATCGATAACGCTGCATTCGATCCCTGTACCAGTACTGGTAATATTGTCGTTTTCACAATCGGGTATCTTCGCTTTATTGTGGTAATAATATCACGTACTGCCGCACCAGTAGGAGATGTTATAATACCTATATGTTCCGGGTATAATGGAATTTCTCTTTTATGAACGGGATCAAAAAAACCTTGTTTATGCAGCTTTTCTTTTAGTTGTTCAAACGCTAAATATAGAGAGCCAATTCCATCAGGCTCCATTTGCTGAATATATAATTGGTATTGTCCATATGGCTCAAAAACACTTATACTCCCTTTTATGAGTACATTCATGCCATTCTCAGGCTTAAATTTGAGCGATCGATTATTTCCAGCAAACATTACTGCTTGCATGCGTGTATGATCATCTTTAATTGTTAAGTACATATGCCCTCTGCTATGGTGCTTAAAGTTTGAAATCTCACCTTTAAGCCAAATATCTTTTAGGTGAGGGTCTGTGTCAAACTTCCTTTTTATATATTTTGTTAATGCAGTAACTGTTAAATAATTACCCTTCACTGTTTAGACAGCCCTTTTGCGGCTTTGATCGTGTTTTTCAGTAGCATTGTTATTGTCATTGGGCCAACACCCTTAGGTACTGGTGTTAGGTAGGAAGCTTTTTGTTTGACAGTATCAAAATCAACATCGCCGGTTAATGAGCCATCCTCTAAACGATTAATACCAACATCGATAACGGCAGCTCCTTGTTTTACATAATCCGTGGTTATCACATTTGGTTTTCCAATTGCTGCAATAACGATGTCAGCTCTAGTCGTATGTTCCTTTAGATTTTCTGTTCTTGAATGACAGTATGTAACAGTCGCATTTTCATTAAGTAACAATTGGCCAACCGGCTTGCCTACGATGTTGCTTCGACCGATTACGACTGCATGCTTTCCTTCTATTTGAATGTCTTTCGATTTTAACATCGTTATAATGCCGTATGGTGTACAAGGGAAAAATGTATCTTCACCTGTCATCATTCTGCCTATATTTATGGGATGAAAACCATCCACATCCTTGTCCGGATCGATCGTGACAATAACGTTTTCTTCTCTTATATGATCCGGAAGTGGAAGTTGAACTAAAATGCCATGAACCTCATGATCATTGTTTAGCTCTTGAATCATTTGTAGCAGCTTTTCTTCTGTAACAGAAGATGGAAGTTCAATAACATCAGAGGAAATACCAGTCTCATCAGAAGCCTTTTGCTTTCCTCTTACATAAGACTTTGATGCAGGATTGTCTCCAACAATAATTACAGTTAAGTGTGGTGTTAATCCTTCATTCATAATTAACTGCGAAACTTCCTCCTTCATACTCCCTCTGATTTCATGTGCCAATTCTTTACCATTAATGATAGTGGCAGTCATAATCAACATCTCCTCTCACGCTATGATTTTCGATAGAACACCGTTAATAAATTTACCTGATTTCTCATCACCGTACGTATTCCCTAATTCAATAGCTTCATTTATCGAAACATTTGTCGGGATATCGTCCAGAAAATGTATTTCATATGTAGCAATTCTGAGTATCGTTTTTTCCACAAAGGCAATTCGTTCCAGTGACCAATTTTCAAGGTGATTTACGATGATCTTATCAATTTCTGGAGCGGAGTTCGTAACACCTTCAACAAGTGTTATTAAAAACACATCTCTTTCTTCATTTTCCAGAAGTTCATCCATAGCCTGATCTGGTCTATTGTTATTTATATTTAATTGAAAAAGGATTTGAAATGCCTTTTCTCTCGCTGTATGTCGATTCATTTTAGAACTCCTTTTAAGTATCTTATACCCTCTACAAATAATAGCACGATAATAAGATATAATCCAGAAACAATAAGGTAAAGAATGAAGGTCAAAAGATAGAATCTTTTGACCTTCATTCATTTATTCATACGTATCTGTCTGACTATCCATTTGGATACCGACAACATGGACGTTTATTTCATCAATTTCCAAAGCTGTCATGCCTTTTAATGTCTGTCTAATACTTGATTGCAGGTTTTGTGCTACTTGTGGGATAGAGACACCAAAATTTAATATTACATAAAGATCGATTAAAATTCCATTATCGGTTAGTTCAACTTTAACGCCTTTACTATGGGCCTTTTTCCCAAGGCGTTCTGCCACACCTGAAGCAAAATTACCCCGCATCGCAAAAAGGCCTTCCACTTCTGTAGATGCTAACCCTGCAATAACCTCAATTACTTCCGGAGCTATTTCAACTGTACCTAGACCTGAATCATCACTAACATTCAACAATGGTTGTTCACTCATTATCTCACTCCTCGTATTTGTATTTTTTGAAAATACAAATCCAAATTATTCATCCGCTTCTAAAATCGGATGATCCTCCAGAAAATTCGTATTAAAATCTCCCTTCACAAAAACATCATGCTCCATAATTAACCGATGAAAGGGAATCGTTGTATGTACCCCTTCAACTACAAATTCGTCCAATGAACGTTTCATACGTTTAATAGCTTCTTCGCGAGTTGACCCGTATGCTATCAATTTGGCAATCATGGAATCATAATAGGGAGGTATCCTATAACCAGGATATGCAGCAGAATCAACTCTTACACCTAACCCACCAGGAGGGAGATACATGTCTATCTCACCAGCTGAGGGCATGAAATCTTTAAATGGGTTCTCGGCATTGACTCTGCATTCAATTGCCCAGCCATCAAAATCTATATCTGTTTGTTTAAAAGATAATCTTTCATTGTTCGCAATGTTTATTTGCTCTTTTATTAAATCAATACCTGTAACCATTTCTGTAACTGGATGCTCTACTTGAATCCTTGTATTCATTTCCATAAAATAGAATTCTTTACTTCTTCTGTCAAAAATAAATTCAATTGTACCAGCGCCCTCATAAGCTACAGCTTCTGCAGCTTTGACAGCTGCTTCACCCATTTTTTTACGTATTTCAGGTGTTATTGCTGGAGAAGGAGTTTCTTCAATTAATTTTTGTAGCCTTCTTTGAATGCTGCAGTCCCTTTCCCCTAAGTGTACTACATTTCCGTGCTTATCTGCTAAAATTTGGATCTCGATATGGCGAAAGTCTTCGATGTACTTTTCAATATATACACCAGGATTTCCAAATGCAGTTTCAGCTTCCTTCTGTGTCACTTGAATGCTTTTAATTAACTCTTCCTCTGTTTTAGCAACTCGAATTCCTTTGCCACCACCTCCGGCAGTCGCTTTTATAATTACAGGATAACCAATTGCTTTAGCAATTTCAATTCCCTGCTGCTCACTATCAATTACACCTTCCGAACCTGGAACAATTGGGACATTGGCTTCCTTCATTGTGTCTCTCGCTACATCTTTTATTCCCATTTTTTGAATTGCCTCAGGAGTTGGGCCGACAAAACTTATATTACATGCCCTGCATATTTCCGCAAAATCAGCATTTTCAGCTAGAAACCCGTAGCCCGGATGAACGGCATCAACGTCTGTTGATGTAGCTACACTCATGATATTCGTAAAGTTAAGATAGCTATCTTTACTTAAAACAGGCCCAATACAATATGCCTCATCTGCTAATTGAACGTGCAAGGCCTCTTTATCTGCTTCAGAGTACACGGCAACCGTTTCGATATCCATCTCTTTACACGCACGGATAATTCTTACTGCTATCTCACCTCTGTTGGCAATTAACAATTTCTTAATCAATCTCTCCATCCCCTTACTGCTTCTTTACTCGGAATAAAGGCTGGCCATATTCTACAAGTTCGCCGTCTTCAGCCATAATTTCTACGATTTCACCAGTTACTTCTGCCTCTATTTCGTTGAATAATTTCATTGCTTCAACAATACAAACAACCGTATCATCTTTCACCATTGTTCCTTTGGTTACATATGCATCACTTTCGGGAGTTGGTGCTATATACAGTGTACCAACCATTGGAGATACAATTTCATAATCATATACTGTATTATTTTCTTGTTGGGATTTGGATTCTTCAGCTGACTCTTGTTCTTCTGTTACCTTAACAGTTTCTTCTTTTATTGCTACTTCCGGTGCCTGTTGTTCTAATTGTTCTACCGGTTTCTCCTGTACAGGGTCCCTTTGCTCTCCATTTGACTTTTTCATTGTAATGGTTGTCCCATCGTTTTCATATGTAAATTCATTGATGGATGATTGGTCGATTAATTTAATGATCTCCCTCAATTCCTGAACTTTTAACATTTCGCCCGCTCCTTCATTTTTATCTAGAAAATTATTATCAATACTTGTTTAATTATAACAATATTATAGTGTAGTTGCTAGTGTGATTATCTGTAATTATTGAAGCACAGCAAAAATCCGGACGACTCTTTAGCGCCCGGATGAATTTATGCTAATATATTATTCGCCTTCACTTTCCGTTTCGCTTTCCATTTCGCCTTCACTTTCCATATCGTCTTCGCTTTCCATTTCGCCTTCACTTTCCGTTGGCTGGTAATTAACATCTACTACTACTTCGCCAAACTCATCTCTCACCATCTGCATAATGTTATTAGCTTCTGATTCAGATAAGCTATCCACTTTCACATGAACATGTACTTTGTCATCTTCGGAACGGACTAATACATCCTGATATGCAGCAGCCCCCATTATTTGCTCCTCTAGGATAGTTTCTTTTGTTGCTGCTTCTTCTAATACATCAATATCTTTTAGTGCTTGGTCTTTCTCATCTGAAGAAGCTGTGCTTGAAGCCACAACATCTGTTAAACGGTCTTTTTCCATACTTCTCTGGTCCTGAACCTCCATCCGTAATGTTGTGAACAATTCATCTTGTCCAACATTATTAATATCTTCTACCTCTGCTCCAGCTTCTCCTTCTGTTTCTGCTTCGGAGTCAGTTGTCACTGCTTCTCCCTGATCACTTTGTCCATCATCAATATAGGCTATATCCTCGCTATCCGAAGTCATATAATAGACACTTAGTACAATCATTAAACTCAACATTGTTAATAGCCACACCGTTTGTTTTTTTAACATAATTAATTATTCCTCCTTAATTCTTTGGCATTACAGAAACCCTATGTGTTGGAACATCGAGTACGCGAGATATCGATTCTACCATCCAGTTTTTTACATTGGCGTGATCTGCTCCTTTCGCTACTACAAATACACCTCTGACTTCCGGTTTCTCTGTAGTTGTTAATAAAGGAACTTCTTTATCCCCTTGCCTGACTAGGACCACTTGCGATTCTTCTGTACTATCTTCTACCTGCCTTGTTCCACCATTGGTATCATTCTCATCTGTAGTCTGCATGCCTTTTATTAGATTTTTTTCATAAACTTTAATGTTTGTTGAATCCAAATTAACCATTACTTCGGCTTCTGACACCCCTTGTATTTTGTTCAACATACCTTCCAAATCATTTTTAAAACTCTCTTCCAGTTCCTCTACATCCATAGTTGCAGACACTTCTTCTGAGCCTGTCTCTTGTGAATCGTTTTCTGCCATTTCATTATCATCAAAATTGGCAGGATCCATATTAGACTCGTCTGATGGTGAAGTGAATACATTGCCTAAAAGAAGCAGCAATAGCCCAACTAAAGCAAGTACGACTATATATCCTTTTTTCTTGGATGGAGATTTCGTGCTGTTATCACTATTTTTTGATCGAAAGAATTTTTCAAATTTTGGTATCAAGATGTCCCTCCCTCCCATGTAATGGTCACTTCTTTATCACGCAATTCCCAGACTTCACGTAATAAGGCTTTAATTTCTTCATTATCCTGTTCTTCTTGCTCTACGACCGGTTCATCATCCGTATTAATTTCTACATCCTCTACTAAATCCACTGCTCCCTCCTCACCCTCTTCATCTGCTTCGCGTAGATAAACAATGACTTCTTCCAGATTTTCAAAAGTGTGATCCTCTTCTGATGAAAAAAGAAATTGAATGTCTCTAATTTCTGCTTGATGTTCTTCCAGTAAAGGATCTTCTGCTAAATCTTTTAATTGGACAGCCATTTGTTCTAAAATATATGCATCTTGTGAGCCTTGTATTTCATTTTTTTGCAATTCGATCAAATTTTCTACTGATTCATTGCTGGAATTTCCCTCGGAAAGCTGTCGGAATGAGGACTCCAGCTCATTTTGAATATTGATGTTAAAAAGATAGAAGATTGGCTGTAATAATATTAAAATCAGAATTAATCCAACAACTAACTTGATATATTTTTTCATACTTGTTGCAGGAACTAGCAAGTCGATTATCGCAGCTAATAGTAAAAATATGATAATTTGTGTAACCCATTGTATAAGCGCGTCCATGTGAATCATCCTATCGTAAGAGTAAAGTAATATTACTGGCTGCAACGATAATTACAATGGCAAGGAAAAACATAAAAGATACTGCCAATAAACAAGCAAATACATAGACAATATATTTGCTGATCGTATTCAGAGTCGTAATCACAGGCCCGTCTCCAATTGGTTGTAATACAGCAGCTGCTATTTTGTAAATGACTGCAATCGCAAATATCTTGATTGCAGGAAACAGCGCAACAAAGATGATAATAATAACACCAACCACGCCTACAGCGTTTTTCAGTAACAGAGTTGCACTTAAAATTGTATCTGCTGCATCTGTAAATGTCCGCCCAACAACAGGGATGAAATTTCCCGTCACAAATTTTGCTGTTTTCATAGCCACGCCGTCCTGAACTGCACTGACAGCTCCCTGCACGGACATGACACCAAGAAATATAGTAAAAAACACCCCAAGTGTTCCCATCCCAACTGTCTTAAATAAATCCGCTAAATGCGTAACTTTATATTCATCACTTAAACTGCTCACAATTAATAACAAAGCAGAAAGGAATAATAATGACAAAATAAAATTGGAAACAAGCACACCACTTACGTTAACTAAAAAAATAATAATGGGGTGAAAGAAAGATACTGCAAGAACATTTCCGAAAGTTGCCATCAATCCAAGTACAAGTGGTAATAGAGCAATCATAAAACTGCTCATTGTATCAATTGCTTCTTTCGCATATGAAACAGCTGAATAAAAGCTATTCAATGCTAAAAATATAAGTACAATATAGACTACAAAATATGCAACCTTACTAACTGCGCTGCGCTCAAAAGCATTGTGCATGGTTTGCAATACGACAGAAAAAAGGGTGAGTATCAATAATAGGCCAAGTAATCTTCCATTTTGAATCAGCTCATGAAATAAATATTCAACAATACCTGTTAATGTACTTTGCAGCGAAAATGATCCTCCGTCATTTTTTATAAAATCATAGATACTAGTCTTCTCAAGTTCAGGTAAATAGCCACCATACTCATGTACTAGTGAGTTCCAATGCTCCTCTACTCCTTCTAAGGAGACTTCTTCAAGGATGGCATCTTCCAGGTCCTCTGTTTGCTGCTCTGGTTGGTCCTCTGCATACACATTGGAAAGTCCAACAGGGAATAAAATGAATGTGAAGAAAATGATAAGGAATAACTTATTAGGTCTCATCCACTTGAATTCTCCCCTTTAGAAACTTAAGCTGATTATGTAGCAGGTAGGAAGCTTATAATAGCTTCTATTAATGCAGTGATGATCGGTATAGCAAGTAATAAAATAAACACTTTTCCTGCAAGCTCAATATTTGCTGCAACAGACTGGAGACCAGCATCCTTCGTTATACTTGATCCAATCTCAGCCAGATAAGCAATACCAATAATTTTTAAAATGGTTTCCAGGTACATCCCGTCAATATTCGCTCTTTTCCCCAATGAATCAATCAATTGAATGATTGTCCCAATTTGCTGAACCACAACGAAGAAAATAATTATGGCAGTAATTAAAATAAGAAAAAAAGCAAATGAAGCATGTAAATCTTTTAAGACGATATATAAAATGGTAGCGATAATACCGAGTGTTACGATTTGTAAGATATCCATGTATTCTACCCCTGGAAAAGAAATACAGATCTAATCTGTTGAAATAAATCAGATAGACTGTTTATAACGACGACGAGAACGATAATAAACCCTAACAGTGTGGCAAATTGTGCAATTTCCTCTTTTCCCATTTGTTTCAGAATGGTATGAATTAATGCCACAATAATTCCAATCCCAGCAATTTGAAATAAAATGGATGCATCTGTAAGCATGGATGTACCCCTTTCCTGCTAATACTACATGAGCAGCAATACGATGAATAGCCCGCATAAGACTCCTAAGCTCTTAGCCATTTTGCTATATTTAAACTGGTGGTCTCTTGCTTCCTCCAGTTCTCGATTCAGGTGACTTACCGTTAATTGAATATGCTTTTGTTGTTGGTGAAAATCATGTTGCCCTAGGGTTCGCCCGAATTGTTTCAAAATTTCCCCTTCATTACTGCCTAAAGCGGACTCTTTCAGCAATGCGTTCACATGTTTATCCCATAGGCCAACCAAATCTATTTTGTCCCCCTGCATACTAGTACTTAAATCATGAAAGAATGATCTCGTGGGATCAGGGATCTGATTCGCGATGGTTGTAAATGCATCTTTTAAAGGTAATTGACTATATAGGATTTCAGCTTCCAATATTTGCAGCGCATTTTTCAGCTGTCGAATATGCTTTGGTCTATTGCTCAGGGCCTGACTCCACTCAAACCCTACCCATGTTGTTGTGCCTATGAAAAGAAGTGCTCCAATCCACTTCACCCGGTAAGCACCCCGATTTCTGTAAAATATTTTTTCCTTCTTTATTATAAATTTGTCGAATATGTCCTGGATGATTATGT is part of the Virgibacillus sp. NKC19-16 genome and harbors:
- the spoIIIAB gene encoding stage III sporulation protein SpoIIIAB yields the protein MKWIGALLFIGTTTWVGFEWSQALSNRPKHIRQLKNALQILEAEILYSQLPLKDAFTTIANQIPDPTRSFFHDLSTSMQGDKIDLVGLWDKHVNALLKESALGSNEGEILKQFGRTLGQHDFHQQQKHIQLTVSHLNRELEEARDHQFKYSKMAKSLGVLCGLFIVLLLM
- the spoIIIAF gene encoding stage III sporulation protein AF: MDALIQWVTQIIIFLLLAAIIDLLVPATSMKKYIKLVVGLILILILLQPIFYLFNINIQNELESSFRQLSEGNSSNESVENLIELQKNEIQGSQDAYILEQMAVQLKDLAEDPLLEEHQAEIRDIQFLFSSEEDHTFENLEEVIVYLREADEEGEEGAVDLVEDVEINTDDEPVVEQEEQDNEEIKALLREVWELRDKEVTITWEGGTS
- the spoIIIAG gene encoding stage III sporulation protein AG, producing MIPKFEKFFRSKNSDNSTKSPSKKKGYIVVLALVGLLLLLLGNVFTSPSDESNMDPANFDDNEMAENDSQETGSEEVSATMDVEELEESFKNDLEGMLNKIQGVSEAEVMVNLDSTNIKVYEKNLIKGMQTTDENDTNGGTRQVEDSTEESQVVLVRQGDKEVPLLTTTEKPEVRGVFVVAKGADHANVKNWMVESISRVLDVPTHRVSVMPKN
- the spoIIIAD gene encoding stage III sporulation protein AD, with amino-acid sequence MDILQIVTLGIIATILYIVLKDLHASFAFFLILITAIIIFFVVVQQIGTIIQLIDSLGKRANIDGMYLETILKIIGIAYLAEIGSSITKDAGLQSVAANIELAGKVFILLLAIPIITALIEAIISFLPAT
- the spoIIIAE gene encoding stage III sporulation protein AE, whose translation is MRPNKLFLIIFFTFILFPVGLSNVYAEDQPEQQTEDLEDAILEEVSLEGVEEHWNSLVHEYGGYLPELEKTSIYDFIKNDGGSFSLQSTLTGIVEYLFHELIQNGRLLGLLLILTLFSVVLQTMHNAFERSAVSKVAYFVVYIVLIFLALNSFYSAVSYAKEAIDTMSSFMIALLPLVLGLMATFGNVLAVSFFHPIIIFLVNVSGVLVSNFILSLLFLSALLLIVSSLSDEYKVTHLADLFKTVGMGTLGVFFTIFLGVMSVQGAVSAVQDGVAMKTAKFVTGNFIPVVGRTFTDAADTILSATLLLKNAVGVVGVIIIIFVALFPAIKIFAIAVIYKIAAAVLQPIGDGPVITTLNTISKYIVYVFACLLAVSFMFFLAIVIIVAASNITLLLR
- the spoIIIAC gene encoding stage III sporulation protein AC, which gives rise to MLTDASILFQIAGIGIIVALIHTILKQMGKEEIAQFATLLGFIIVLVVVINSLSDLFQQIRSVFLFQG